The nucleotide window TCCACTGGAATACCTTGACGCACCACATATAGACAGCGTTGCCACTCCCTTCGGTTTCAACATTGGAAAGCGCGACAGTATTTGAAACACGATACGGTAAAACACGATGTTTAACAAGGACGAATCATTCCATGGACTAACAATGGTTAGAAAGATTATTTTCATCGTAAGACacataattattaaaaacacATAATCGTACTTCTATCGTATTTGAAACCCCCTTTTCTGAGACATTTAACGGCTACAGAATATTCTGCACCTATACCTGATTCAAGAAAAGGTAATTTATTGTTGGAGGCATAGAGATCTTGTCGCTTTTGTCGTAAGATACAATGTAAAGTCCGGCACAAATTATTATCTGCTCAAGAAAATTGACAAATAGCGCCATTTGTGATCGGTGGCGCCGCTTGTGGTGAAATTTCGAAACAGAGTTACGGGATCCGTACAGCGCCAGAACATGCAGCGACAAAATGCTCAAACTGTTCTGCGAATTTAACCACAGACGATAATGTAGAGTAGGCAAGTGGTAGGCAAATTATCTACAGTTGATTTTGGCAAACAGTTTGAGCGGTTTACCGCTACGTGTGACGGcggtaattttatatttttagcgGTAGATGATTCGTACCggatttaatattgtttttttttatagcaAAGAGGGTAAGAATTATCTGTTCTTTGTATTTGCAATAACAAATAATCTTTTCACGCATAATATAGATGCAGAAAATTCCGTTACACATTTTTGTAACTTTGAGGTCCCTCTCTCATTCTTTTAGTCTCTTTTTCAcatataaaaatttttattgcttACTAAAATAGAAGTGTCATACAATTATCAAGCATTTCTAATTACCCAGCAAGTCGATTAAATATTTCtgagaaattatttttataaattatagaGAATTAAAGGGAGCACACAATATTATCGAATTGAAGTATCACATTTTATTTAAAGTCATCTATAcaaatttatgaatataatttgtTCGCTGTCCGGCGTATTGCGCTTTCAAATGTTCTCGTTAATAGCAATCTAATATAGTTTTACGTATGTATATAAGTACGAAACTTGTTATATAAAATCTAGATTACTATTATACACATACACGTATAAAAAAAAACTCTTTAGtagataaaaatgaaaaaagaactATGCGATGTGTTGTCATAAAATATCACGTGCATTATGCGCATACAAATCTAACAGTTATCCGATAAATTTATCTATACGATAGATATTTCTTCTCTCAATTCTGCGAATAAAGAGTAATGCGATTTATCGATAACAAACAATCTCGTTTTAACCATGGAAACTGAATCGTGTATGACttctataaattacaataacacGTCGTACGCATAAAAAATATGTTtcgtttaatattataaatacatacATTTCGCGCTAAACATGAAACAAAATTTTTCAGCGAGGTAAGTTCCTTTATACGCCACGTTCGGCGTATAACATCTTAGAAAAAGAAGAACTCGATGATGCGATTGTCATAAAAAAATCTCTCGCGGGATCAGATAACGAGCACATTTAATTCATGAAATTATAATCGATTATCGATCAGAATTCTAGACGGGTAACGATGCGacaataaataacaattacAGGGACGATGAAATAAATAGGTAAATGAATGAGAAGGTGTGCATGATCGAAGGTATTCATGGTCGGCAATTATTCGTGCGTGAAAGCGGTTCAATTGTACACGTAAGCGAACTATGTACAGCGAATTATGAGAAATTTACGCGAACGAAAAATCAACAACGATGAAATTATAGAGCCTTAATGGCCGACCAATCGTCATCTAACAGCTCGTGCCTCATTGCGTACGTCGAAATTATTTTGAAGATCGACGAGGTCTATCATTAATTAATTACTAATTAAGTGAAACGTGAGAATGTCGTTCGTAGGAGCAGTCTTTTTAAACTCACCGTCGCTAACTCTATGTTCACGAGTGTATCAATGGATGTTTAACAATGCCTAGCTGTTTCAAGAATATCACCGATTCGCTCGTTAGTTACGTACACTACCGACCAAAATTTTTCTTGCAGACAAATTTCCTCCTATACTATTATCGACGAACAAGCAATCCATATAAGACTaaattctacagggtgtcccaaaagtgtctcgtaatccggaaatggcgggttcctcggatcatttgaagcaacttcttcctttacaaaaattttctccgaggcaccgttaacgaaaaacagtgaccaataagaatcgagtacggttgacgcgccagtcgcctcgcgccagccgagctcgcctctcattggtcactgctttttcgttaataactcgtaaacgatgcctcggagaaaatttttataaaggaaaaagttgcttcgaatgacctaaggaacccgccactttcggattgagagacatttttgggataccctgtataatcAGCGACATCTATCGGAAACGAATTCTATCGTGTACACAACGAATCCCCCTACAACTACGTAACGGATAATTCTGTCTCCAACTTGCGCCGTGAAAGAGCCTACAGTTCCAGTCGGACGGTGCACTCTGTGCGAACACCGTTTACAGGCGTTTTGACGACCCTTGATCAAGTCCGCGGCATCTTCGCTCGTGCGAGCACATCGAAAGTTCGGTCTCCGGCGTTCGGATCACCAATCACATCGTTCCGAACGATCTGCACGCGTGCGAGTCGTACAAGCCGACCCGGCGAAACGGTCGAACCAAGCGGGAACACGGCGTTCGTTGCGCGACACGCGGTTCCTCGTTCGCGTCCGTCATTTCCGGCGTCCGAAGGTACATTCCTCAGCGATGAGTCTCGCTCCCTCAGTAGTAACGGATCTTGCGTTTAGCGACGACCTCTTGCAGCAGCCGCCTGTCGAACGGCGTGTGACGCCGATGATTCTTAGCCTCGGGAAACGTGTTACCCTTGGATCGTTTTCCGTAGAACGAGCTCCGGCCGTCCGCCTCGAGTTCCTCGATCGACGGCACGCGAGACGATCTGTACTCGTCGACGTCCTCGTCCCGCGGCAACGGGCGCGTCGAGTCCTCAGGCACCGGCCGTCCATCCGGGTAAACACGGATCACCATCGGCCCGACCAAGTACGGGCCTGTGTGCTCCGCGGGCGGCCGAACGTAATCGTGCGACGGCTCCGTCTCTTCGCTCAGGCCGTTCGTCTCGCTGTCGCTGGTAGCTGAAAAGACGTTTCACGTTAGTCGCGTTACAGCTCGCGGAATTCTCGGCGTTCGAGCCGACACCGTTTTCACGTTTAGGTTATGGAAGAATGGCGGAAGAATTATGGCGCCCattttttacaataaagaaCAAAACATAGTATTAATACACCGACAGAGAATCAGAGAGCCAGCAGTCAGGTAAACAATTTATGCAATGTCTCGTTTCGGATCTTACAGCATCGTCTATTGTCTCGCTGcttattaagattattaagaggaacaacatttatttttattcaatttctatttcttaGGAGAGCGTAAAATTTATATTCCGCAGAAAAATCCGACGTCTGACACGTTGAAATATCCTGCAAAAAGAATCGATCGCGACGAGTGAAAGAATGCGTTTCCAGCGATTTGAAAAATAGCGAGAGAAGCTGAACGCGATTACCGAGACGAATTTCTAGTCCTCGAGTCCTCGCGTGACATAACGCGAATTGCAAATGAAGGTGCGGTGTAGCAGGTGGAATAAACATGGCTGGAATCAATTATGCGCATAGTGAATCGATCGGATCGATGCGCGATCCATCGAGCGAAGATGATTCGAAAATTAACGAGACACGGTTTTAGCCGGTAAAGGGGACACGGAGTCGTTACGGTGCGCGAACTTTTCAACTCTTTCCGTCGTAAATATTTTTGGCACGATCGGCCAcgtttaatcagttagctgtgttcgacgagtatagtcgtcatggagaaatggcaatattttgtgacacgacgagtatactcgtcgcgcatAAGAAGTAGCgatcattggctatttaaattgtaattttatggaaaacaaaaacattttctgaaatttcaagatgttcaaaATATTTTCAGGCCAATCCTGCAAGAAGttgcattgttataaaaataaaattagaaaaaatcACGTTATTGGTGTTGGACGTGCAAAGCGCCATTATAcagaatgtcccaaaaatgtctcgcaatccggaaatgggaggttcctgcggtcatttgaagcaactttttcctttgcgaaaattttctccgaggcttcgtttacgagttattaacgaaaaacactgcccaatacgaggcgagctcggctggagCGCGACGGTCCAGCCAAcaagtgcacggagcccagttctgctcattggctcggccgtctcgcgccaaatgatctcgcctctgattggtcactgtttttcgttaataactcgtaaacgaagccgcggattgcattttcgctaaggataaagttgcttcaaatcatttcagGAATcccccactttcggattgcgagacatttttggaacatacTGTATactgttccttgctttgctaaataccactctctctctctctacagcagcaatttgaatttttaacttttataagtattcgattatccctgggtttttcgtttattatgtatatggtatatttgttaacgtcaagcgaataagtaaatattagtaatgaaattgttaattttatcaaataaaaccgtctttttgatccaatattttaacaacgacacttacattgtgtttgacgagtatactcgtcatcgctctgaaatggaggcgTCACAGCTAACTAGTTAAATCGCGCTCGCCGTTGCGTGTACGCCGGGCGCGATAGCCACTTTTTAAACCGAGACGCGACCTCCGCGTTATGATAATCGAATGGGCAATATTTTCACGCCGGGCCGCATCGGTAGTTCCTACTTCCGGCAGTTCGATCGTCGGATCGCGATTATCATTCGCGTGAGGACACCTCGATGGAGTCACCGCGGGAATCTCATTCATTCGGGACGATTTCAAATGAATTTCGTAACGGTCCTCGGCGCAGCTGTCGCTCCGTTCTCGTTAACATATTTTAGCGCTCTGCTATCCGAACGCTCTAGACACCGCAAGAGCCTGCGTCGGGCGAGAGAAGTCGCTCGAATGTTCCGACGGTGTCGCCGACAACGACGAAATTTCGCTGAGTTACAGTCGGCGTAAAAAGTGTTCGCGGACCTTTCAAAAATGGAATTACTTTTTTATAATACGGCCAGGCGATCTTTTTGTTGACGTGTTAGAGGGATCGGTTTACTAAACAGtggctaaaaaattgttttcagaAATTAGTTGGAGTGACAAAAGAAGGAAAATTTATTTATCTGATCCTAgaattaaaatttgaataaGGCGTTTTTTGGTAGCTCTTGGTGACTTATCTACATGCTGGAAATTTCGTTGAAATCTCGGATTGAATAATTAAAAGATGCGAGTTTTCTACTTTTCTCTGGCGCTCGaactaattgcaatttttgaaaacaacTTTTTAGccattattatacagggtgtcccaaaaatgtctcgcaatccgaaagtaggggattcctgaggtggtttgaagcaattttatccttagcgaaaatgtaatccgcggcttcgtttacgagttattaacgaaaaacagtgaccaatcagaagcgagttcatttggcgcgagacggccgagccaatgagcagaactgggctccgtgcactcgttggctgggccgtcgcGCTCCAGCCGAGCTTGCCTCGTATTGggcagtgtttttc belongs to Megalopta genalis isolate 19385.01 chromosome 1, iyMegGena1_principal, whole genome shotgun sequence and includes:
- the Reg-5 gene encoding rhythmically expressed gene 5 isoform X2, whose product is MSHLFRMFSQQVAKFCADSSMPDCNKNLLVSCLRNLANMDDAVLDKLDPYQHGAKEMIWSAMVKNGFSTRIGHEHDDSYFTTGSDPLATSDSETNGLSEETEPSHDYVRPPAEHTGPYLVGPMVIRVYPDGRPVPEDSTRPLPRDEDVDEYRSSRVPSIEELEADGRSSFYGKRSKGNTFPEAKNHRRHTPFDRRLLQEVVAKRKIRYY